Proteins encoded together in one Porites lutea chromosome 2, jaPorLute2.1, whole genome shotgun sequence window:
- the LOC140928713 gene encoding transcription factor HES-4-like codes for MSEEEKTKNRRKASKPIMEKRRRARINESLNELKTLILEAMKKDNSCYSKLEKADILELTVQHLKNLKSQQITGTPSITNSVSLANYRAGFNQCASEITRVVSSLDNTDPTFRTTLLEHLAARCLATKPIDVPETRVQLPQPVFANQPILPKLPTPSVTSPVSLPFFPTQLQSSPGVLPAATQFQLTSYPISSGKVALLFPTLNPLLMEPTSPATKPGLIPVIGKELSLNNSLTPSSGVVPLGLDTRPFVWKPPIP; via the exons ATGAGCGAAGAAGAGAAGACGAAAAATCGAAGAAAA GCATCTAAACCGATCATGGAAAAGAGAAGACGAGCAAGAATAAACGAGAGTTTGAATGAATTGAAAACATTGATCCTTGAGGCCATGAAAAAAGAT aattcCTGTTATTCCAAGCTAGAGAAGGCTGATATCTTGGAGCTGACCGTTCAACATTTAAAAAATCTCAAAAGTCAACAGATTACGG GCACTCCTTCTATAACAAACTCGGTCTCCCTTGCAAACTATCGTGCTGGCTTCAATCAGTGTGCATCAGAAATCACTCGAGTCGTTAGCAGCCTGGACAATACAGACCCCACTTTCCGAACCACGCTCCTTGAACATCTAGCAGCCCGTTGCCTGGCAACCAAGCCGATAGACGTCCCTGAAACGAGGGTACAGCTGCCTCAACCCGTCTTTGCTAATCAACCTATATTACCCAAGCTACCAACGCCATCAGTAACTTCTCCAGTTAGTTTACCCTTTTTTCCCACTCAGCTGCAAAGCAGTCCGGGAGTGTTGCCTGCTGCTACCCAGTTTCAGTTGACCTCCTACCCTATATCAAGCGGTAAAGTTGCACTGCTGTTTCCAACACTGAATCCCTTGCTAATGGAACCGACTTCCCCTGCTACGAAACCTGGCCTCATTCCTGTGATTGGTAAAGAACTGAGTCTGAATAATAGTTTGACTCCGTCGTCGGGAGTTGTACCTCTAGGACTTGATACAAGGCCTTTCGTCTGGAAACCTCCGATTCCTTAA
- the LOC140928712 gene encoding transcription factor HES-1-A-like: protein MGLESPSGNPTGDDRRKSSKPLMEKRRRARINQSLNELKNLILEAMKKDTSCYSKLEKADILEMTVRYLRSIRNQNMPGRVNTSDPNTMARYRAGYNECVNEVTRYLMSLDGLDPQVRARLLSHLATYCTPCATTAIKPMQSATEKLQQQMQQPQPIAAVPMASTLGSTSFALPTPSLTKYTEEASPHLLNTAQFQIIPGQLAHGKIAAILVPSQNAPVTMVSSPQLIPIFNKTASDFQAFQNNPATHALRPDNDPLWRPW, encoded by the exons ATGGGTCTTGAAAGTCCATCTGGAAACCCAACTGGTGATGATAGACGGAAG tctTCAAAGCCTTTAATGGAAAAGAGGCGTCGCGCAAGGATAAATCAAAGTCTTAATGAGTTAAAAAACCTCATCTTAGAAGCTATGAAAAAAGAC ACTTCCTGCTATTCAAAACTGGAGAAAGCGGATATTTTGGAGATGACGGTGCGATATTTACGCTCTATTAGGAACCAAAATATGCCAG GTCGCGTGAATACAAGTGATCCTAATACCATGGCGCGTTATCGCGCGGGCTATAACGAATGCGTGAATGAAGTTACCCGCTATCTGATGTCACTGGACGGACTGGACCCGCAAGTTCGCGCGCGTTTACTATCGCATCTCGCGACGTACTGTACGCCTTGCGCTACGACAGCAATAAAACCAATGCAGTCTGCAACAGAAAAGCTACAACAGCAGATGCAACAACCGCAACCTATTGCAGCTGTACCAATGGCCTCAACTCTGGGATCAACAAGTTTCGCTTTGCCAACCCCAAGTCTAACCAAGTACACCGAAGAGGCGAGTCCTCATCTACTGAATACAGCTCAGTTTCAAATTATTCCAGGACAACTAGCTCACGGAAAAATCGCTGCTATCCTTGTACCGAGCCAAAATGCACCAGTGACCATGGTCTCCAGCCCTCAGCTAATCCCTATTTTTAATAAGACAGCCAGCGACTTTCAAGCTTTTCAAAATAATCCAGCAACACACGCTCTAAGACCCGACAATGACCCGCTTTGGAGACCTTGGTaa
- the LOC140927061 gene encoding CD209 antigen-like protein C, producing the protein MSPLFVLLLSLLAVGHATGDSCGDVGQTCYFINDPCPSGTEDCSDQYSCSLETNKCCCIKTGCPEGWVEFESLCYFYVDKGKMKMSQSEQECQKLGATLPVIKSAEENDFLLSLMKDNGNPWLGMEAPNGDNDFYWADGTSVAETFSAWNTGEPNYPGKENCAFMYVVGNPKGKWNNNPCDASWFTVCQKKK; encoded by the exons ATGTCCCCGTTATTTGTCTTGCTTCTTAGTCTCCTGGCCGTGGGTCATGCGACCG GAGATAGCTGCGGTGACGTTGGACAGACCTGCTATTTCATAAATGACCCCTGCCCATCTGGAACTGAAGATTGTTCCGATCAGTACAGTTGTTCACTGGAAACCAACAAATGCTGCTGCATCAAGACAG GTTGTCCAGAGGGCTGGGTTGAATTCGAATCTCTTTGCTACTTCTACGTCGACAAAGGCAAGATGAAGATGAGTCAGAGTGAACAAGAATGCCAGAAACTGGGAGCCACCCTCCCAGTTATCAAATCAGCAGAAGAAAACGACTTTCTTCTAAGTCTAATGAAGGACAACGGTAATCCATGGCTTGGAATGGAAGCACCCAATGGTGACAATGACTTCTACTGGGCTGATGGAACTTCAGTGGCAGAGACCTTCTCTGCATGGAACACGGGTGAACCTAACTATCCTGGGAAGGAGAACTGTGCGTTCATGTACGTCGTTGGAAATCCGAAAGGAAAGTGGAATAACAACCCATGTGATGCCTCTTGGTTTACTGTTTGCCAAAAAAAGAAGTAA